The segment AACACAATTCTTGGCTCCCCTAGTGGATCTTTTGTCCACTCTCTTAGCCATACCAGTGCCTTGTACTTACGTGGTATGTTTGCTCGGTCTCGTGCAAGAAGACAAATAGACTTATTACATATATTTCTGAGGGAATCCCTTTTTCTAGCCCGCAAATATATAGCAGTCAAATGGTATAATCCGAATACCTCTACACTAAGTATGTGGAAGTTACAGTTAAACCAGGTATTGCTAATGGAAGCAGTAGTATATTCACAATACTGCAGGTACTCTATCTGGCACAGGGCGTGGGGTTTTGTACTTTGGCAAAACTCAACATCTAAGGGATTCCCCAAGTCTGGCGAACTAAGGGGCCAggaaagtacttggaagtcttggtcgtgctcttccaaccactgtcggacatttctagcagtGTGACACGTCGCATtgtctatcgcacaccttatatacccaccaagccagcccacgacacttcACTTCTTTCATGTGCTATGCGCCGCCGAcgttgaaagtaggaggtggtcataataatgggacttgACTGTGGTATATGCCGTCTAAGAAGCAACCAGCCAGAGTTTACTATCCTCTTGTAATAGCTTTTAGTATAGAAGCTTCGATTTGTAATAATGACTGTTGGTCAGTTGGGATGCAGTCATGATATAGTCTCAGAAATCAGGTGATATTCCCATGTAGGGTGTTGCTATTCcatttgtaaaaaatacaatttataattTTTCATACATATAACACTATGTTCAGTAATGATGGATTTTGCACAGAGAGGGTTGCAGTGCAAATGCCTCTCAGGACAACAAAGCACGGCCAGCCTAAATACACAGAACTGGCAGAGACCAGGGTACTCGTGACCTCAGCTGCCAAGTCAGAAACTCACAGTATGTTTCCTCCTGCTTAGGAACAATTATGgtgaaaaactacaacacgtTCGTACCCTGCCATGaggtgtccatatatatatatatatatatatatatatatgcagatgAAAAAGCTCTGCCGTAAATATTTGGTAAAGTGTAAACTGTTTAAAAACTtggccaagcgtgcatgtgtacTCATTGGGGAGAgaggaataagccgctgccagacaccatTGGCGGTGGCTTATCTCCTGTGAAAACATAGAATTAGGCATGTTAAAATTCAGCATACTGATCCTTATCCATACTCATTATTTGGTTGGCCGATCCCACCGAAATCATCACCTAGAGTCATAAAGACAAAGACAGCTCTTACTTGGTGTTTGACCTAGTGCTGCTCCTCGGGAATTTCCATTACAAGTTCATCCTCTTAAGATCAAGAAAATGATGAAAATGCTTCAACGACCTTTACTACATCCAGGAACATCATTTAACAATAATTGACCCTATAGACCAGTTGTTCATTTTGAATCCTGCAGAGAATCAATCTCAGCAACTCAAATTATCTTAACTCTGGCACGCTGTACAAAGTAAGAGATATCAAGTCTGATAGCATTTGATCTTCACATTCCAACCCCGGCTCATTCTCTCTCCTAGTTCTCCACCAGTGCCACGGAGATTAGATTGGAAGGGCCTGTCACGACAACCCAACGACTGTGCCTTGTCTGTATTAAACCACTGAAGTAGCCTCCATGCCCATTCCCCCGAGTGTAATCTCAGGTGGCTAGGTAAGTTATACTACAGTTGTGCATTAGTGAGTACCATGAGATAtaggctaccccccccccccccccaacttctataCCTGGCTATTTCAGTTCCTGTCCAAACCAGAAGCCTAcaattattcagaccccagaaaagaccGTTAAGTTaattcggaccccagaccagattcctAAATGAAtcctcagacccctaaattattcagACTCCTAAGTAAAACCGTTTAATCATAGCCCCTAACTTTATCTCCTTGCTCCCAGCCCCTCTTGTCTTCAGAGCCCGGCCAACAGATCCTGGCGCCAgccagcgtcaggacgttgtatgcgtAGCAGTATACAAAATCCTGACACTGCTTAGCATTAGGACCTTATGACTGCAAACACCTTCATGACACTGGCTAGCATCAGGATCTTGTGCGCTGGGCCCTGAAAGGACTGATGCGACATCCTGGCTGCAACTACgaccctatagttatgccactggcctTCACCCAGTTGTAAAGATATGTAGATTTACAGATATCATTACTGCACTGGTAAAGTTGCCCATGTTTATATTGATCTGCCATTAATAGCTTGCTGTAAAGGTCTAGAAGTGTCTCTGCGGCATGTTATGTGACTGGAGGAAATCCTTTATGATATTACCGAATGACATGAATGTCATGAAACAGAAAACTAAGTGCCAAGGAGTGGTAGTAGCCAACTAAATTGGTCCTTTCCAACCTCATGTAACCACTGACCATCTAAAAGGATGCTGCCCACATTTACAAAAAGAGGCAAGgacatatttttttgcatttaacATCAGTTTACAATGGTAAAGCACAGTGATAGGGCGGACCACAAAGCATTATTTATTGCATTCATTAATGTTGCAAACCTTTCTTAATTTGAATGTCATTGTATGTGCTTTACAGTACATCATAAATctcaaaacacaaacaaaaatcaTGTTTTACCAATGCATTTTATTTTCATACCGATGTGAAAGATGAAAGGGACATGGTCTTGGGGAGAAGGGAATCATGTAAACAATGCATTAAAGTTCACATTTTCTTATACATTAATAGCCTTTGAAGACTCTGAAGTTAACACGTGGTTAATGTTTCCTCCTCTATTGAAGACTATGGAAGTTGTGTATCAGTTAAGGAATTATACCTAGAGCACCATGTCATCACACAGTCATTACATGGGAACATATTAATAGCCTTGGCTAAGTCTGGCCCTCACAGCTTCCCAAAGTTTGGTAATTTTGACTTTGGCTTCTTCTGCATGGGGCAACAGACGTTCTTTGAGATTCTCTGCCAAAGGTCCAAACTTTTCCTTGAGGGCTTCAATATGCTGAGAAACCTGAGCCTTATATTCCTCTGTCTTGGGACCAGCATTGGCTTTGACTTCTTCCAGTTTCTGGATAACCTTCTGCCTCAGCTCATCAGTGTATGGAGCCAAGTTGGAACGAAGGGAGTCAACCTCAGCACGCAGCTTCTCTCTGAAATCTTCAGCCACTGGTTGCAGTCTCTTGTAGAAGGCTTCTAGGTTGTCTTTGGTTTGTTTCTTCAGCTCTTCTCCTATAGGTGCCACCCTCTCTTTGAAAGCCTTCACTTGATCAACCCATTTTCTCTGGAAATTCTCTACGATGGGACGGATCTTTTCTCTGACAAGAGGGATGTCTTTCTCCAGTTCTGCAGCAACCTGCTCCCGGACTTTATCCACATATGGATTCAGTTGTTTCCTCAGGGCCAGTGCATTAGTGCTTAGAGTATCAAACTTCTCAGTGATTTTAAATCTAAAGGAACAAGAATATAAAAAATAAGTTGtactagaggaagtaaaagaactgtgaggcctaatgcacacgaccgtagtggttttGCGAGCCCGGAACCGGTCTtatttgtcttaaaaaaaaacttttgtgtcaTTATGTTTCACGGATAAGCAACACAAAAAATGTGTCACCAGTTTGTGTAGCCGCAAACTCGGACCGCAAaattacttgtcctgagtttttgtgaCCCGGATTCGCACCCACAATACAGATCCGTGAAAACCACAGGCATGTCAatggggcaatagaaatgaatgggtcttctTTTTATCCACATAAATGCGTATAAATTGCGGACacaaaaatacagtcgtgtgcatgcggccttaATAGTGACACCAATATTAAAGAATTCTGTGTAATCTCTGAGATGAGTGTCCATTAATCTCACCTTTAAATTATAAGTGTGGCAAAGTGCAAGCGTATCATAGACGATGCCTACCACAACCGTCTACAAAAACATCTAGGGCCCTACAAATGGTCTCAACCCATTCAGCAGAAATATCTCTAGTGACTCGTCCAGTGAACTACTTACTCAAGCTGTTTTCCAAGATCTGAAGACTCCACCTGTGACACAGCTTCTCTACCAAGATCTCGAACTTTATTGAGGTAGCTCTCAATCACTTCCCGGGCATGTTGCGCAGGGGTTTGGGGTTCATCATGTTGCCATGGATAACGGGCCTGTGTTCCTGATGGAAAGGGAACGGTTGTTAGCTATAGTGAAGCCAGTATAAATATTTATTAGACATGGacagcaaaatataaaaaagtttataattATAAATAATAACCGTCAAAGAATAAAAGTTATAAATATCAGACTGAATGCACAGAAATAGAGGAGAACAATGATTTAGTTACAACCACCTTACCTGTGAGGAACAGTAGTGCGAGGGTTACCACAAAACCTCTCATAGCTGCAACTTCTCTTCACCAACCTATGACAAAGACATTTGTATTGACCATTAGTCACATTCCAGGTCTTGACCGATGATTTGACATTACCATCTTTATTGAGATACGAGTTAATTATCAGTTAGCTCTTGTAAATTATTTACAGAATATGGAAGCagctttttagccatttttttttattgggttttctaGAATAATGGACTGAAAAGGCCCAAATTATACAAAAGCTAGTCATGTTTTGGAATCTTTTATTTGCTGGACTATTCTGTGGCTACTTGCTCATAGACGTACTTAATATACATTAATACCTAATATTCTGTACCTTCAAAATAATGAATATATACAATGTAATCTATGGTCACACACAAAAAGATGTGGAAGTCAAATCTATGATATGGCCACAATGTTCCAAGACACGATAAGCATTTGTTTGAATAGAGAAGACATCTGAAAAATTTCAagttaattttttataaaatttctaATGTCAAATGTAGAAAAtatttgagaatttttttttaaaaaaaaccaccgaATATGTTATACTATTACCAAAAATAGTAATTAATTGCACGATATTCTTCCTAATAGAAAATCATAGCTAGAGATAATAAAgatgtataatgtataatatttgTTGCTTATATAAATTTTTTCACATGAACTTGAATTTATTGAATGTGTTAATAATTCTCCCATTCAATATATTGCATTTGAGTTATGAAGTGAACCCTGTGTGTACAATTATTGTTCACATATCTACACCAGTATTACTTAGTGGTCCAACTAACACATATAATCAAGCACATTCGATTCTACAgcatacagatatagcagagctgggtttaCATAAATATAATACATTATTAAGTCAAAGAGTTAGTGATGCTCAAATGATACATCCATAAAGAGTTACATGGCAACTCATCTCTGCTATCTGTATACGAGCACTGTTCTCATTTGGAGTCATGTCCAGGTAGGGTTGTGTGAGCGCTTACCTTTCTCTTTGCTGGTCAGTTGCTCATGGGATCTATGCTGGGCAATGCTTGAGTTTTATACTCCCGCGTACACGCACAGTTTGCAGTTTATCAGCAGAGATAAGCTGTATCTGCAGTTTAACATATGGAACTTGGGGAGTAAAGGTCAAGATGATGTGCTAGGAAAACAAGGATATGCGGTTTCATTCCATCACTACACACACAGGTTGACTCAGAATATATAAAGTACACATCCAGATCGTCAGCTAGAGGCAGGTGTCCGGATAGTGACATTTCTGGGATAAATACGGAGTCACATAAtatacagtgacccccccattTTACAAGCCACTATTGTAAAGTGAGACCATAAACCTTAGGAAACGTCAAGATGGGAATGGCCCACCCGAGGATTCTCCAGTGGGCCCAGACATGGACACAACGGGCCCCTAATAAAACAGGATGCCAAATGTCCAGCAAAAGACAATCCTATTTGGAGCAGACTTTAGTGTCAATCGCTTCCTACtaggaaaaaaattttttgcttTGGATTCAGGGACAAACATATCACCAGTGCAAGTCAGAGTTAGTGATGCACAAATGATACAGTCATACAAAGTTACATGGCTAACAAGTTACATTTTTAACGGAATAGCGTAGTCGTCTGCGCCATTGATtgtcaaaataacggaaccctgtcacaacggtgacaaacggaaaccattagcagattttccgtcaccattgagatcaatggtgatgcaaacgtaagctaaggtttccgtttacctttccattgaggggttcccccgacggaaatacTCAACGGAAAGCGACGCTGATGTAAACAGCCTAAATTGGACAcagattgtttttatttatttttttaaatgtcagaaaTGTTGATTTGTAAATTTTAAGTTGTTTATTCTCACTTtaacagatggaaaaaaaaaagtgaggagaaaatttaactttttcattaaccccttaaggacagcgCCTGTTTTggtcttaaggacacagccaattttttcaaatctgacatgtgtcactttaggtggtaataacttcggaatgcttttatgtatccaagcgaatCTGAGATTGTTGACaccttgtactttatgttagtggtaaaatttggtcgatatagtcaatgtttagttgtgaaaaataccaaaattaagagaaaatgtgcaaaattatcatttttctaaatttcaatgtatttgcttgtaagacagatagtaataccacacaaaatagttactagttaacatttcccacatgtaggACGATACAACTATATTatcactttagcagcaatttctcacattttcaagaaaatttcaaaaggcaaatttttcagagaccagttcagttctgaagtggctttgagggccttatatattagaaagtccccataaatcaccccattttgaaaactgcacccctcaaagtagtcaaaacagcattcagaaagcttcttaaccccttaggcgcttcacaggaattaaagcaaagtagaggtgaaatgcaaaattgtaattatttttttttttgctaaaattaatttgaaatacattttttttctataacacagaaggttttacctgagaaacgcaactcaatatttatcgcccagattctgcagttcttagaaatatcccgcatgtagccctagtgtcctaatcgaCTGAAGCACAGggctcaggagcaaaggagcacctagtggattttggggcctccatttttttagaatatattttaggcaccaggtcaggtttgaagaggtcttgtggggccaaaacagtgacaatgccccaaaagtgaccccattttggaaactagaccccttaagaaaattatctaggggtatagttagcattttgaccacacaggttttttgctaaacttattggaattagtctgtgaaaatgaaaatctttttttttttctgaaaaacataaatttttacaaggaataaaggcgaaaaagcaccccaacatttgtaaagcaatttctccagattacggaaatatcccatatgtggtaataaacagctgtatggacccacggcagggctcagaagggaaggagcgccatttggattttggagcgcagattttgctggattggttttcagtgccattagagtagagtggaaaacccagagaagtgaccccattttgtaaactacacccctcaaggcatttatcatttgccaggacatatgacagggcttaggagtgaaaggcgcatgtgaggcctattttggtgattttcgcagcattggcccacaatggcaggtCTCCGGGGTAAAATAGTAAAAGAAACCCCCAAGTAGTAACCCACAGTTTGGAAACTGCACACttcaaggcatttttttaaggggtgtagtgagcattttgaccccccagctttgttttttttttattagcactgaacgctcagtggatggtgcaaagtgaaaattgcaattttccactgatatgccattttagtgcacaatatgttgtgccgcccagttcgtgccactgaaaacaaatacctcaaactgttaagcgggttctcccgagtatggcgctgccttatatgtggacataaactgctgtttgggcatgctgcagggctcagaagggagggagcggcatttggagcgcagattttgcttggtagttgttctgtttggggttttactggtatttgagtttataatgtgggggcatatgtaagctgggcagagtacatcggggcataataatggggtaaaaaaatcataattcatagatatgtggccgctgTCGCGCTTTTGGGACacgctgcacattttgcgtcgccgtattctgagagccagaacttttttattgtttcaccaccggagccatttgagggcttatttgttgcgggacaaatctgtagatttcattggtaccattttggggtacatgcgattttttgatcactttattaaattttttggcaagcaaggtgaccgaaaaccagcaattctgatgttttttattctttttttttttttacagcgttcaccgtgccctataaatgccaattttactttattctgcgggtcgatatgattacgggaaTACTatctgtagttttttttatgtattgcagcgtctgaacaataaaatcacttttgcttcaaataataaatattttgtgtcgccatattctgatattcaaatttttatttttccgtcaaaaaacctgtgggaaggcttgttttttgtgggacgggctgtcgtttttaatggta is part of the Rhinoderma darwinii isolate aRhiDar2 chromosome 10, aRhiDar2.hap1, whole genome shotgun sequence genome and harbors:
- the LOC142661413 gene encoding uncharacterized protein LOC142661413 translates to MRGFVVTLALLFLTGTQARYPWQHDEPQTPAQHAREVIESYLNKVRDLGREAVSQVESSDLGKQLEFKITEKFDTLSTNALALRKQLNPYVDKVREQVAAELEKDIPLVREKIRPIVENFQRKWVDQVKAFKERVAPIGEELKKQTKDNLEAFYKRLQPVAEDFREKLRAEVDSLRSNLAPYTDELRQKVIQKLEEVKANAGPKTEEYKAQVSQHIEALKEKFGPLAENLKERLLPHAEEAKVKITKLWEAVRARLSQGY